A single region of the Halobacterium wangiae genome encodes:
- a CDS encoding TrmB family transcriptional regulator: MADLRDIGLSEYEASAYRALLRTGPATAKELSEESGVPMGRIYDVLGSVESQHLVRSQAASRPKKYVAVEPDTALDRLLDDRKRELREKADQYESVVDELTRDLQDPTAPEDGFWTAALGPDDSLGLLLERLDAASDSIVLVSGTPSSSFDFDDVSGRVFSRLQDAVERGVSVSVLMSEGLARSMPDVVNERYASDLADSPDYEVRVGDGIDGNVTIVDGAEVCLEVSNPVEPDEAFAIIDLQDAEFAADVYAAFEDSWTDADTLD; the protein is encoded by the coding sequence ATGGCTGATTTGAGGGACATCGGGCTCTCGGAGTACGAGGCGAGTGCGTACCGCGCGCTCCTTCGAACCGGTCCGGCAACCGCCAAGGAGTTGTCCGAGGAGAGCGGGGTGCCGATGGGCCGCATTTACGACGTGCTCGGGAGCGTCGAGTCCCAGCACCTCGTCCGGAGTCAGGCCGCGAGTCGGCCGAAGAAGTACGTCGCCGTCGAACCGGACACGGCCCTCGACCGCCTGCTCGACGACCGGAAGCGCGAACTCCGCGAGAAGGCCGACCAGTACGAGTCCGTCGTCGACGAACTCACCCGCGACCTCCAGGACCCGACCGCCCCCGAGGACGGCTTCTGGACCGCCGCGCTCGGACCGGACGACTCGCTGGGCCTGCTGCTCGAACGCCTCGACGCCGCCAGCGACAGCATCGTCCTCGTCTCCGGCACGCCCTCCTCCAGTTTCGATTTCGACGACGTGAGCGGACGCGTGTTCAGCCGCCTCCAGGACGCCGTCGAGCGGGGTGTCTCCGTCTCGGTGCTCATGTCCGAGGGCCTGGCGCGCTCGATGCCCGACGTCGTCAACGAGCGTTACGCCTCGGACCTCGCGGACAGCCCCGACTACGAGGTCCGCGTCGGCGACGGCATCGACGGCAACGTCACCATCGTCGACGGCGCGGAGGTCTGCCTGGAGGTGTCGAACCCCGTCGAACCCGACGAGGCGTTCGCCATCATCGACCTCCAGGACGCGGAGTTCGCCGCCGACGTCTACGCCGCCTTCGAGGACAGCTGGACCGACGCGGACACACTCGACTGA